In Leptolyngbya sp. CCY15150, the following proteins share a genomic window:
- a CDS encoding type II CAAX endopeptidase family protein, with the protein MSQVPSNHPRESEKTAATPSSLPNRVPRPRLPEGIVGLAVFIVIGYWGGSQLSRLELDPVAYGLVFTALSGVAGIAGFAAAVLLRIRSLSPFGVCRTSRRWLLIGVGAGVVAFRVKGLAVMAYTAITGDTANPQTIYAEAGSGGGLSLILATVFLGLLTPLGEELLFRGVIANVLLRHGRPVFGVVSSALIFAYMHGINIVFPAALVMGLVGAELLRRSGSVWPAIVVHVVFNLPTVPVMVLAGMG; encoded by the coding sequence ATGTCTCAGGTTCCTTCTAACCACCCACGAGAGTCAGAAAAGACCGCCGCAACGCCCTCATCCCTGCCCAACAGGGTTCCACGTCCGCGCTTACCCGAGGGTATTGTTGGCCTTGCCGTCTTTATTGTCATCGGGTATTGGGGTGGATCGCAGCTCTCACGGCTTGAACTCGATCCCGTTGCCTACGGATTGGTTTTCACCGCGCTGTCTGGGGTTGCTGGCATCGCCGGATTTGCCGCCGCTGTGCTGCTCCGCATCCGTTCCCTCAGCCCCTTCGGCGTCTGCCGAACCTCCAGACGATGGCTCCTCATCGGGGTTGGGGCGGGAGTGGTCGCCTTCAGGGTCAAGGGTTTGGCAGTCATGGCCTACACCGCCATCACCGGGGACACTGCCAATCCCCAGACTATATACGCCGAAGCTGGCAGTGGCGGGGGGCTGTCCTTAATCCTGGCAACAGTGTTTCTCGGTCTCCTTACACCCCTGGGCGAGGAACTGCTCTTTCGGGGCGTCATCGCCAACGTGCTGCTGCGTCACGGGCGACCGGTTTTCGGGGTTGTGAGCAGTGCCCTGATCTTCGCCTATATGCACGGCATCAATATCGTTTTCCCTGCGGCTTTGGTGATGGGGCTCGTCGGTGCCGAACTGCTGCGCCGCAGTGGATCGGTCTGGCCCGCCATCGTCGTTCACGTTGTCTTTAACCTTCCCACGGTTCCGGTGATGGTGCTCGCTGGCATGGGCTGA